The following coding sequences lie in one Spinacia oleracea cultivar Varoflay chromosome 1, BTI_SOV_V1, whole genome shotgun sequence genomic window:
- the LOC110791814 gene encoding uncharacterized protein, translating into MNDPSKVVEIKKFLGNNNVSVVALVETKVKCANSGKVQKKFGSGWRWIMNYTNSPRGRIWVGWKHDVITFQPIFQSDQLIHGCISAKNGKFRTTFTAVYGLHSIGTRKTLWNDLTQLSSVTTGEWIVMGDFNSVLYSGDRINGNPVTHAETRDFEGCIDATDLNEIKSRGHFYSWSNKGQGQTRICSRIDRVFGNTDWHSTFLDAVVDYLNPGISDHSPLLLSCNINVKTGGRPFKFFNYMADHDEFMQVVQEKWNISVNGTPMFTVWQKMKAIKGGLKHLHHRDFSRLEERIELLRKELDGIQTQLATSYTDQQLQDQEKECSLKLKKFLKVQESAYKQKSRIQWLKEDAIKEEIKGFYVNLIGTAAPLLTSIDIDLVRKGNQLSAAAAEDLIQPVTNMEIDAALKGIDNNKAPGIDGFNSLFFKKTWGIVKEDVYDAIKHFFLTRTMLQQVNNTVVTLVPKVQNATHVKDFRPIA; encoded by the exons ATGAATGATCCCTCAAAAGTAGTAGAAATAAAGAAATTCTTAGGGAATAATAATGTTAGTGTTGTTGCTTTAGTTGAGACTAAGGTTAAATGTGCTAATTCTGGGAAAGTTCAGAAAAAGTTTGGAAGTGGTTGGAGGTGGATAATGAATTACACCAATTCTCCAAGGGGGAGAATCTGGGTTGGGTGGAAGCATGATGTTATCACCTTTCAGCCCATCTTCCAATCAGACCAGTTGATTCATGGGTGTATTTCAGCAAAAAATGGGAAATTCAGAACCACTTTTACTGCAGTGTATGGCTTGCACTCTATTGGAACAAGGAAAACATTGTGGAATGATTTAACTCAATTGAGTTCAGTTACAACAGGGGAGTGGATTGTCATGGGGGATTTTAATTCTGTTCTGTATTCTGGTGATAGAATCAATGGTAACCCTGTTACCCATGCTGAAACTAGAGATTTTGAAGGGTGCATTGATGCTACTGACCTAAATGAGATTAAAAGTCGTGGACACTTTTATTCCTGGAGTAATAAGGGGCAAGGTCAGACAAGGATTTGTTCTAGAATTGATAGAGTTTTTGGCAACACTGACTGGCATAGTACCTTTCTTGATGCAGTAGTGGATTACCTGAATCCTGGGATCTCAGATCATTCTCCTCTGTTGTTAAGCTGCAATATTAATGTGAAGACTGGGGGTAGACCCTTTAAATTCTTCAACTATATGGCTGATCATGATGAGTTCATGCAGGTTGTTCAGGAGAAATGGAATATTAGTGTTAATGGCACTCCTATGTTTACTGTATGgcagaaaatgaaagcaattaaGGGAGGGTTGAAACATCTCCACCATAGAGACTTTTCCAGATTAGAAGAGAGGATTGAGCTTCTTAGAAAAGAGTTGGATGGGATTCAAACTCAGCTTGCTACCTCTTATACTGATCAGCAGCTTCAAGATCAAGAGAAAGAATGTAGTTTGAAGTTGAAAAAATTTCTGAAAGTGCAAGAAAGTGCTTACAAGCAGAAATCAAGAATCCAGTGGTTGAAGGAGG ATGCTATTAAGGAGGAGATCAAAGGCTTTTATGTGAATCTTATTGGTACTGCTGCCCCCCTGTTAACCTCCATTGATATTGACCTAGTTAGAAAAGGAAATCAACTTTCAGCTGCTGCTGCTGAGGACCTGATTCAGCCTGTAACTAACATGGAGATTGATGCTGCTTTAAAAGGGATAGATAATAACAAAGCTCCTGGTATTGATGGGTTTAACAGCCTGTTCTTCAAAAAGACATGGGGGATTGTAAAGGAGGATGTCTATGATGCTATCAAGCATTTTTTTCTTACTAGGACCATGCTGCAGCAAGTAAACAACACTGTGGTGACTTTGGTGCCAAAAGTTCAGAATGCTACTCATGTGAAAGACTTTAGGCCAATTGCATGA